The sequence CGATGCAGGCGAAGGCGTACGCGCACCTCGGCGACGCGGGCGGCGCGCTCGACTGCATCCGGCGCGCGGAGACCGCCGCCGAGCGCATCCGCCGCGGCCACGAGCCCGACGAGACGGGCTACGTGCAGCCGGGGCTCGTCAACGTCCAGGTCGCCGAGGCCCTGTTGAGCCTCGGCGACCTGCGCGGAGCGCGCGAGCACGCGCGGGCGGCCGTGGCCAGCCCGGCGCACGACAGGGGCCGCGTGCACCGCCTCGCGATGCTCAGCCACATCGCGCTGCGGCAGGGCGAGACGGACGGGGCCGTCGAGGCGGCGGTCGAGATGGCCGAGCGGGCCACGGGCATGGAGTCGAGGCGGCTGCGGGAGCGCCTGCGCGCGGTGCGCGAACACCTGGTGCGCACCGGGGGCAGCGGCACCGGGCAGGCGGCCGAACTCATCGACCGGGCGCTGCGGGTGCCGGTGTGAGCCTCGGTGACCGGCGGCGGGCGGTGGCGCGGCGGCGGGTGGTGCGCCGGGGTGTGCCCGCCGGACGCCCCGGGTGCGCCGCCCGCCGTGCTCCGGTGAGCGGCCAAGGCGCCTGCCCCGCGCGCGGCGGGGGCTGCGATAGTGCCACCTCCTCATGAAAGGTGGCAGAAACGTGCGTTGGACGAAACAGAGCGAACAATTCGTGTACGGAAACCGCTGGTTTCGCGTGCACCTCGCCGATGTGGAGTTGCCGGACGGACGCCATCTCGACCACTTCCTGATCCGGCAGCGCCCGGTGGCCGCGGCGACCGTCGTCAACGCGGCCGAGGAAGTGCTCCTGTTGTGGCGCCACCGCTTCATCACCGACACGTGGGGCTGGGAGTTGCCCGCGGGAGTCGTCGAGGAGGGGGAGGACCCGGAGCGGGCCGCCGCGCGGGAGCTGGAGGAGGAGTCGGGCTGGCGGCCGGGCCCCCTCCAGCACCTGCTGAGCACCGAGCCGTCGAACGGGCTCAGCGACGCGGTCCACCACGTCTACTGGGGCGAGAGCGCCGAGTGGACGGGCGAGCCGGTCGACGCTTTCGAGTCCTCGCGCCGCGAGTGGGTGCCGCTCAAGCTCGTGCCGGACCTCGTGAGCCAGGGCCAGGTCCCGGCGGCCACGATGGCGGCGGCGCTGCTCCTGCTGCACCGGATGCGGGAGGAGTGACGGGCGGGAGCCGGGGTGGAGGCGGTGCGGGCGGCCGGTAGGGGCGCTGGGGCGGCCCTCGCCCCGTACCGGCCGTGCACCCCCCGGGGTCGCCTCAGACGACCCGCGCGGGCTCCTCGTCAAGGTCCGAGACGTCCAGGACGAAGCGGTAGCGCACGTCGCCGCGCTCCAGGCGTTCCAGGACCTCGTTCACCCGGGCGGAGGGCAGCACCTCGACGTCCGCCGTGATGCCGTGCGTGCCGCAGAACTCCAGCATCCTGGCCGTCTCGGCGAGGCCGCCCGTGGCCGAGGAGCTGAGCTTCTTGGCGCCGAGCAGGAGGCCCATGAGCTGGACCGGGGCCTCGCCGAAGAAGCCGAGCACGCTGAGTGTGCCGTCCACGGCGACCGTCGAGAGCATCAGGTTGAGGTCGTGCGGGGCCGAGATCGTGTCGAGCACGAGGTCGAAGCGCCCGCGCGCGCCCGCCATCGCCCCCTCGTCGCTCGTCACGAGCAGCGCGCGGGCGCCGAGCCCCGTGGCGTCGGCGGCCTTGTCCGGCGTCCGGCTCAGGACGGTGACCTCGGCGCCGAGCGCGACGGCGAGCTTCACTGCCAGGTGCCCGAGGCCACCGAGACCGGCCACGGCGACCTTGCTCCCCGGGCCGATGCCGGCCGCGCGCAGCGGCTCCCACACCGTGATCCCCGCGCACATCAGCGGCGCCGCCGCAGCCGGGTCGAGCCCGGCCGGGAGATGGTGGGCGAACTTCTCGCGCAGCACGTACTCGCGGCTGTACCCGCCGTGCGTCGGCAGGCCGTCCACGCGGTCGACCGCGCCGTACGTGACGGTCGGGAACTCCGCGCAGTAGTTCTCGCGTCCGGCCAGGCACATCGGGCAGGTCCCGCAGGAGTCGACGATCGTGCCGATCGCGACCTTGTCGCCGGGGGCGAAGCCGGTCACGTCCGCGCCGGTTTCGGTGACCGTGCCGACGAACTCGTGACCGGGGACGAGCGGGCCCGTGCGCCGCCCGGCGACGTCGTTGATCTGGTGCAGGTCGCTGTGGCAGACCCCGCAGTACTCGACGCGCACGGCGAGGTCGTCGGCGCGCAGCTCGCGCCGCTCGATCGTGACGCGCTCCAGGGCGGGGGCGCCGAGGGGGTGCTGCCAGGCAGGGGTGGAACGCATGGGGCAACTCCAGAGACAGACTGTTCGGTCTGTTTCAGCGTAGGCGCTCCGGCGGCAAAAGCAAACCAACTGTTCTGTTTGCTACCGTGACCCCATGCCCGAGCTGCCCAGTACGCCGCGCGGCGCCGCCACCAGGCGCCGCATCCTCGACGCGGCGACCGAGGAATTCGCCCTGCGCGGCATCGCCGGGGCCAGGATCGAGCGGATCATCTCCGCCGCGCACACCAACAAGGCGCAGCTCTACGGGTACTTCGGCAACAAGGACGGGCTCTTCGCCGCAGTGATCGCCGACCGTACGAGCGACATCACCGCGAGCATCCCGTTCGACGCCGACGACCTGCCGGGCTGGGCGGTCGGGATCTACGAGCAGAACCTGTTGCGCCCCGATCTCGTCCGGCTCATCGCCTGGACCCGTCTGGAACGGCGCTCCGGCGGCCTGTTGCTCGACGACCCGGAGCACGGCACGAAGCTCGCCGCCCTCGCGCGCGCCCAGGAGGAGGGGCGGCTGCGGGCGGGGGAGCCCTATGACATCCTCGCCCTCGTCATCGCGATGGCCTGCGCCTGGTCGCCGGTGAGCAACGTGTGGGCGGCGACGGGGGACGAGCCGGAGGGCGAGCACGAGCGACGGAAGGCGTTCCTGCGCGAGGCCGTGGCGCGGGCGGTGGCACCGTAGCCCCGTAGTGCCACTGTGAGGGCGGACGGCTCGGTCGGCTCGGTCGAGGTGACGGCCGGGGCCGCGTCCCGGCCCGCTCCCGACTGCCAGTCCGCGTCCCGCCCCGCTCCCGCCCGGGGACTGCTCGCTCCGCCCCGCTTCCCAGTCGCCGCAAGCGTCTCGCGAGGTAAACCCCGTTTGGGCTATTTGGGACCAATGGAGTATTTGGCCCCGATACGCCCTCCCTCGGTTGCCGGAACGCGCCGATGCGCGCCGCATGGAAGGAGTGGCGCGCGTCTCTCGTGGAGGGGACCCCGGCCCCTCCGCCGCGCGCTCTCGCAGGAAGAGGGCACTCATGACTTCAGACGAGGGCTTCCTCAGCGTGGACCAGCTCGTGGGCCTGACCGCGTACGACCGGGACGGGGCCAAGGTCGGCAGCGTCGAGCAGGTCTATCGCGACGACCGCACCGGCCGCCCGGAGTGGGTGACGGTGAAGACCGGTCTGTTCGGGATGAAGGAGAGCTTCGTCCCGCTGGAAGGTGCGCGCTCGGACGCCGAGGGTCTGCACCTGGAACACGACAAGAACGCGATCAAGGACGCCCCCCGTCTCGACGCCGGGCAGCACCTGGACGCGGCCGGTGAGGAGGAGCTGTACGCCCACTACGGGATGACGGCGACCGGCAGCGGCATGTCCGGCGGGGGCGAGGGCAAGCAGGGGGCCGCCGCACCCGGCGGGATGGACACGGAGGACGAGTCCCTCGCCGGTACCGGCCAGCGGGACAAGGCGGGCACCACCTCCGCGGACCAGGCGGGGATGAGCGGGGCCGGCTCCGGTCTCGGCCCGGCCAACCCGAACGAGGCGACGGGTGAGAGCACCGAGCGTGAACTCGCGGGTGCCGGTGCCCGTAGCTCCTGGGACGGGGAACCCGGCGAGGAGATGATCCGCTCGGAGGAGCGCCTGCGGGTCGGTACGCAGGAGGAGGAATCCGGCCGGGCCCGGCTGCACAAGGTCGTGGTGACGGAGAACGTCACGACGACGATCCCGGTCAGTCACGAAGAGGCCAGGCTCGTGCGCGAACCGATCCGCGACGGCGATGCGGTGGACGCCTCCATCGGTGAGGAGAACGCCGAGGTCACCCTGCACGCGGAGCGCCCGGTCATCCGCAAGGAGGCCGTCGCCGTCGAGAGGGTCCACCTGGAGACGGAGCGCGTCACCGAGGAACAGGAGGTCAGCGACTCCGTCCGCAAGGAGCGCGTCGAGTACGACGACGGCGGGGCGGGCCCCGGACGCGGCGCGCCGCCCGAGGAGAGCTGACCGCGCGCCACGGTCGTAGCCCCGCAAGAGGGCTGAGACCCCGGTAGCGCGGAAGGCCCCCGGATGTCCTTTCAAGGGCGCCGGGGGCCTTCCGGGCGCTCAGTCCGTGATCGTCCGCGCCTCCACCTTCGGGAGAACGACCCCGTCCGAGGGGATCAGGGAGTACAGCACGGTGTCGACGCGGCCCTCGTGCACGTGCCCCGCGTTGCGCAGCACGCCCTCCCGCACGAAACCGGCCCGCTCCGCGACGGCTCGCGAGGCGTGGTTCCCCGTCGCGGCCCGCAGCTCCAGGCGCTCGAAACCGCGCTCGCCGAGCAGCCACCCGGCCACCGCCCGTGTCGCCGCGACCGCGACGCCCCGCCGCCGGGCCCAGGGCGCGACCCAGTACCCGACTTCGCTGACGAGGCCGCGCCAGTCGGTGCGGTTGAGCCCGGTCGCGCCGAGGAGACGGCCGCTCTCGCGATCGGTGATCGCCCACTGGATGCCCTCGCCCGAGGTCCGCAGGTGGTGGCTGAGGTCCGTGCACCAGCTCCGGGCCACCTCCGCGTCGTACGGACGGGGCAGCGGCAGCCAGCGCTGGGTCTCCTCGTCGGAACACCCAAGCCGGACATCCTCGACGTCCCCCGCGTCGAAGGCGCGCAGCCGCAGATTCCCGGAGACCAGCTCCGTCTCGGCGAAGACGTCTTCCGTCCACGTACCCATGCCACGCTCCCCACCTCGTCACCAGCGGGCGTCTCCCCTGGTGGCGGGGAGGCTAGCAAGGGGAGGGGGTCGCGTGCGGAGGATAAAAAGCGGGGGCGCGGAGCCTCGGGCCCGCGCCCCGTCCTGCCCTGCCGACTCCTGTCCGGCCCCTCCGTCCCGTCCGGTCCTGCCCCGGCCTACTGGTACGCGTAGAACCCGGAGCCCGACTTCCGCCCGAGGCGACCCGCCTCGACCATGCGGCGCAGCAGCGGCGGGGCCGCGTACAGCGGCTCCGCGTACTCCGCGTACATGCCCTCGGAGATCGAGACGATCGTGTCGAGGCCGATGAGGTCGGCGAGCTTGAGCGGACCCATCGGGTGCGCGCAGCCCAGTTCCATGCCGCTGTCGATGTCCTCGCGGCTCGCGATGCCCTGCTCGAACATGCGGATCGAGGAGAGCAGGTACGGGACGAGAAGCGCGTTGACGACGAAGCCCGAGCGGTCCTGCGCGCGGATCGCGTGCTTGCCGAGGACCTTCTCGGCCCACACGTGGGCGCGGCTGATGGTGCCCTCGGAGGTGGTGAGCGCGGGGATCAGCTCGACGAGCTTCTGCACGGGGGCCGGATTGAAGAAGTGGATGCCGATGACGTGGTCGGGGCGCGAGGTGGCCACCGCGAGCTTCACGATCGGGATCGAGGAGGTGTTGGAGGCGAGGATCGCGTCCTTGCGGGTCACGACCTGGTCCAGTACCTGGAAGATCTCCGTCTTGACCTGCTCGTTCTCGACGACGGCCTCGATCACGAGGTCGCGGTCGGCGAACTCGCCGAGGTCGGTGGTGAAGCTGAGCCTGGACTGCGTCGCGGCCAGTTCGTCCGCCGTGAGCTTGCCGCGCTCGGCGGCCTTGGCGAGCGAGTTGCTGAGCCGGGTGCGGCCGTACTCCAGCGCGTCGCCGGTGGTCTCGGCGACCTTCACGTCGAGACCGGCGCGTGCGCAGACCTCCGCGATTCCCGCGCCCATCTGTCCGCAGCCGACCACTCCGACGCGTGCTACATCGGCCTTGAAGTCCGTCACCTCGTGCCTCTCGCCGTCCGGGGATGAAGTGTCGGGCGGCCCACGACGCGCTCCGCGTCGCGCCGCGACACCATCCCGCGCCGCGTCACGACGCACCTCGGCGCCGCGCACGACGCTTTCCGGCATCGCGTGTGACGCACCGGGCGCCGCCGCCCAGGCGTGAACGTTACCGCGCGGTCAATGTGTGGCGGCTCCCCCGGGGAGGGCATGAGAGGGGGGTGCGCGTGTGACATGTGTGACAACCGAGCCCGTGGAGGCACCGGATGGACAACAGGGGAACGCTCAGCCGCAGAGGCTTCACCGCCCTCGCCGCAGGGGTCGTGGCGGCTCTCGGCACCACGGGCGCCGCCCTCCCGAGCGGAACCGGACACGGCGGCGGCCACCCGCCGCGCGGGCGGCGGATGCGCGGGGAGTGGGTGGCGAGCGTCACCAACCGCGACTGGCCCTCGGCGCCGGGGCTGCCCGCCCCGGTCCAGCAGAACGAGCTGCTCGGCCACCTCGACACGGCCGTCGAGCGCCGTCTCGACACCGTCATCCTCCAGGTGCGCCCCTCGGCGGACGCGCTGTGGCCCTCGCCCTACGAGCCCTGGTCGGCGTACCTCTCGGGGGAGCAGGGCAGGGACCCCGGCTACGACCCGCTCGGCTTCGCGGTGCGGGAGGCCCACAAGCGGGGGCTGGAGCTGCACGCCTGGTTCAACCCGTACCGCATCGCCGTCCACGACGACCCGGCCCGCCTCGTGCCCACCCACCCGGCCAGGGTCAATCCGGACTGGGTCGTCACCTATCAGGGGCAGATGTACTACAACCCCGGGCTGCCCGAGGTGCGCCGGTACGTCGAGGACGCGATGCTCGACGCGGTCGCGCGCTACGACATCGACGCCGTGCACTGGGACGACTACTTCTACCCGTACCCGGTGGCCGGGCAGCCCTTCGACGACGACCGCGCCTTCGCCCTGTACGGCGGCGACTTCCCCGACCGGGCCGCCTGGCGCCGCCACAACACCGACCAGCTCGTGCGCGAGACGAGCGCCCGCATCCGCCGCCTCAAGCCGCGCGTCCGCTTCGGCATCAGCCCCTTCGGCGTGTGGCGCAACGCGAGCACCGACCCGCGCGGCTCCGACACCACCGCCGGTGTGCAGAGCTACGACGACCTGTACGCGGACACCCTGCGCTGGGTGCGCGAGGGCTGGATCGACCACATCGTGCCGCAGCTCTACTGGAACATCGGCTTCCCCGCCGCCGACTACGCGACTCTCGCCCGCTGGTGGGCGAAGGCCGTGCGCGGCACCGGAGTGGACCTCTACATCGGCGAGGCCCTCTACAAGGTGGGCGACCCCGCGCAGCCCGCCGCCTGGGCGGACCCCGCCGAGCTGTCCAAGCACCTCGACCTGACCGCGCGCATCCCCGAGGTGCACGGCCACGCCTTCTTCGCGGCGAAGGAGGTCGCGGCCGACCCGCTCGGCGCGATGAGCCGCGTCGTGCGGGACCACTACCGCGAGCGGGCGGCACCGCGCGGCTAGGAGGAGCCGCCGCGGAGGCCGCGGCCGGGGTCAGGGGGCGGTGTCCGGGGACTTCTCGTACGGGGGCTCCTCGTACCGGGACTTCTCGTACGGGGCCGGGCGTGCCGTACGAGAAGTCCGCGTCGCCCATTGCGTCCCCGCGATGCACAGCACCACCCCCACCGCCGCGAGCGGAGCGGCGGCCGGGAGCGACTCGCCCAGCAGCGTCACCGACCACACCAGGGTCAACAGGGGCTGTGCGAGCTGGAGTTGGCTCGCGCGGGCGACGCCGGTCTCGGCCATGCCCCGGTACCACACGAAGAGCCCGACGAAGGTGGACCCCACCGAGACCCACACGAGCCCCGCGATCCCGTGCCCGCTCCACCGCACGGGGTGCTCCAGACACAGCGCCACCACCGCGCCCACGCCCGTCAGCGGCAGGCACGCCACGAGCGCCCACGCGCTCACCTGCCAGCCCGGCATGACCGCGGCGAGCCGCCCGCCCTCCGCGTAACTCGCCGCGCACACCAGGAGCGCCGCGAAGAGCAGCACGTCCCCGCGCGTGAACCCGCCCCCGCCCTGCCCCAGCGTGAACGCCAGGACGATCGCCGCGCCCGCCCCCGCCGCGGGCCAGAAGGCGCGCGGCGGCCACACGCCCGAGCGCGCGGCGGCCACGAGCGCCGTCGTGAGCGGCAACAGGCCCACCACGACCGCCGAGTGGGCCGTCGTGGACGTCTGGAGCGCGAGCGTCGTCAGGAGCGGGAAGCCGAGCACCCCGCCCCCGGCCACGACCGCGATCCCGGCCCAGTGCGCCCGTACCGGGACCCGCGCCCGCACCGCCCGCAGGAAGCCGGCGGCGACGGCGGTCGCGAGGAGGCAGCGCAGGCACACGAGCGACCACGGGCCGAAGCTTTCGAGGCCCCACGCGGTCGAGGGGAAGGTGAGCGAGAAGCACAGCACGCCGAGCGCGGCGAGGAAAAGGCCGGAGCGGGACCGAGGGGCGGTTTCCGCGTCGACCGCTATCGTGGAATCGGTGATAGCGCTATTGTCACGTCTCATGCAAGAGCGTAGCAGCGTGGGGGCATTGGCGGATCTCCTCCGTGCCGAGTTCGACCGCTATCCGCCAGGTGGAAAGCTGCCGTCGAGCCGGGAACTCGTCGCGCGGCACCGCGTCGGGCCCGTCACCGTCTCGCGCGCCCTCGCGCGGCTCGCCGCCGAGGGGCTGCTCGTGACCCGCCCCGGCGCGGGTGCCTACCGGGCGGGGCGGGCCGCGCCCGCCGCCGAGGGCGACACCTCCTGGCAGCACCTCGCACTCAGCGCCGAGTCTGCCGAGGGCCTTCCGCGTGCCGTGGACGCGAGCGGCGTTCTCGCCACGCTCGCCGAACCACCCGCAGGAGTCGTCGAGTTCAACGGCGGCTACCTCCACCCGGACCTGCGCCCCGAACGCGCCCTCGCCGCCGCGCTCGCCCGCGCCGGGCGCCGGCCGGGCGCGTGGGGCCGCCCGCCCGCCGAGGGACTGCCCGAACTGCGCGCCTGGTTCGCGCGCGACCTCGCCGCGGACGGCGGAGGCGGCCCCGGCCCCGGGGGCGCGCTCGTCAGTCCCGGCGGGCAGTCCGCGCTCAGCGGCGTCCTGCGCGCCCTCGCCCCGCCGGGCGCCCCCGTCCTCGTCGAGTCCCCCACCTACCCGGGCCTGCTCGCCGTGCTCCGCGCCGCCGGACAGCGGCCCGTCCCCGTCCCCGTGGACGCCGACGGGCTCCGTACCGACCTGCTCCCCGAGGCGTTCCGCGCGAGCGGCGCGCGCATCCTCGTCTGCCAGCCGCTCCACCAGAACCCGACAGGGACCGTCCTCGCGCCCGCCCGCCGCCCCGGGCTCCTCGCCGCCGCGCGCGCCGCCGGCGCCTTCGTCGTCGAGGACGACTTCGCGCGCCGCCTCGGCCACGCCGACGCGGGCCCGCCACCGCCGCCGCTCGCCGCCGAGGACCCGGACGGCATCGTCGTGCACATCCGCTCGCTCACCAAGGTCACCGCGCCGAGCCTGCGCGTCGCCGCCGTCCTCGCGCGCGGCCCCGTCCTGGAACGGCTGCGCGCCGTGCAGGTCGTCGACCACTTCTTCGTGCCGCGCCCGCTCCAGGAGGCCGCGCTCGAACTCGTCGGCTCCCCGTCCTGGCCCCGCCATCTCCGCGCGGTGGCAGGCGAGTTGGGCGCGCGAAGGGCCGCCCTCGCGGCGGCCCTCGCCCGTCGGCTCCCCGAGGCGGCGCCCGCGCGCGTGCCCACCGGGGGCTACCACCTCTGGCTCCCGCTCCCCGAGGGCACCGACGAGTCCGCGCTCGCCGCCGAGGCGCTGCGCCGGGGCGTCGCGGTCGCCCCGGGCCGCCCGTACCACCCGGCCGAACCCGACCGCCCGCACCTCAGGATCAGCTACGGGGGAGTGGCGGACAGGGACGAACTGGAGGAGGGGGTACGGAGACTGGCGGAGGCGTTCGCGGCGGTACGGGGATGAGGGGCGGCCCGGACGGGGACGCGGGCGCAACCCGGGGCGGGTCGCCGCGCCCCCGTACCGCGTCGGGCGGGCGTGCACCTTCCGCACGCCATGCGCGCCCGCCCGCTCACGCCGAGCCCGCTCCCCCCGACGCCGCTCGCTCCGAACCCCTCACTCCAGCGGCAGGATCATCCACTTCCCCGG comes from Streptomyces sp. Tu6071 and encodes:
- a CDS encoding glycoside hydrolase family 10 protein, encoding MDNRGTLSRRGFTALAAGVVAALGTTGAALPSGTGHGGGHPPRGRRMRGEWVASVTNRDWPSAPGLPAPVQQNELLGHLDTAVERRLDTVILQVRPSADALWPSPYEPWSAYLSGEQGRDPGYDPLGFAVREAHKRGLELHAWFNPYRIAVHDDPARLVPTHPARVNPDWVVTYQGQMYYNPGLPEVRRYVEDAMLDAVARYDIDAVHWDDYFYPYPVAGQPFDDDRAFALYGGDFPDRAAWRRHNTDQLVRETSARIRRLKPRVRFGISPFGVWRNASTDPRGSDTTAGVQSYDDLYADTLRWVREGWIDHIVPQLYWNIGFPAADYATLARWWAKAVRGTGVDLYIGEALYKVGDPAQPAAWADPAELSKHLDLTARIPEVHGHAFFAAKEVAADPLGAMSRVVRDHYRERAAPRG
- a CDS encoding NAD(P)-dependent alcohol dehydrogenase; amino-acid sequence: MRSTPAWQHPLGAPALERVTIERRELRADDLAVRVEYCGVCHSDLHQINDVAGRRTGPLVPGHEFVGTVTETGADVTGFAPGDKVAIGTIVDSCGTCPMCLAGRENYCAEFPTVTYGAVDRVDGLPTHGGYSREYVLREKFAHHLPAGLDPAAAAPLMCAGITVWEPLRAAGIGPGSKVAVAGLGGLGHLAVKLAVALGAEVTVLSRTPDKAADATGLGARALLVTSDEGAMAGARGRFDLVLDTISAPHDLNLMLSTVAVDGTLSVLGFFGEAPVQLMGLLLGAKKLSSSATGGLAETARMLEFCGTHGITADVEVLPSARVNEVLERLERGDVRYRFVLDVSDLDEEPARVV
- a CDS encoding PRC and DUF2382 domain-containing protein, whose translation is MTSDEGFLSVDQLVGLTAYDRDGAKVGSVEQVYRDDRTGRPEWVTVKTGLFGMKESFVPLEGARSDAEGLHLEHDKNAIKDAPRLDAGQHLDAAGEEELYAHYGMTATGSGMSGGGEGKQGAAAPGGMDTEDESLAGTGQRDKAGTTSADQAGMSGAGSGLGPANPNEATGESTERELAGAGARSSWDGEPGEEMIRSEERLRVGTQEEESGRARLHKVVVTENVTTTIPVSHEEARLVREPIRDGDAVDASIGEENAEVTLHAERPVIRKEAVAVERVHLETERVTEEQEVSDSVRKERVEYDDGGAGPGRGAPPEES
- a CDS encoding TetR/AcrR family transcriptional regulator, producing MPELPSTPRGAATRRRILDAATEEFALRGIAGARIERIISAAHTNKAQLYGYFGNKDGLFAAVIADRTSDITASIPFDADDLPGWAVGIYEQNLLRPDLVRLIAWTRLERRSGGLLLDDPEHGTKLAALARAQEEGRLRAGEPYDILALVIAMACAWSPVSNVWAATGDEPEGEHERRKAFLREAVARAVAP
- a CDS encoding NUDIX hydrolase, yielding MRWTKQSEQFVYGNRWFRVHLADVELPDGRHLDHFLIRQRPVAAATVVNAAEEVLLLWRHRFITDTWGWELPAGVVEEGEDPERAAARELEEESGWRPGPLQHLLSTEPSNGLSDAVHHVYWGESAEWTGEPVDAFESSRREWVPLKLVPDLVSQGQVPAATMAAALLLLHRMREE
- a CDS encoding GNAT family N-acetyltransferase; amino-acid sequence: MGTWTEDVFAETELVSGNLRLRAFDAGDVEDVRLGCSDEETQRWLPLPRPYDAEVARSWCTDLSHHLRTSGEGIQWAITDRESGRLLGATGLNRTDWRGLVSEVGYWVAPWARRRGVAVAATRAVAGWLLGERGFERLELRAATGNHASRAVAERAGFVREGVLRNAGHVHEGRVDTVLYSLIPSDGVVLPKVEARTITD
- a CDS encoding 3-hydroxybutyryl-CoA dehydrogenase → MTDFKADVARVGVVGCGQMGAGIAEVCARAGLDVKVAETTGDALEYGRTRLSNSLAKAAERGKLTADELAATQSRLSFTTDLGEFADRDLVIEAVVENEQVKTEIFQVLDQVVTRKDAILASNTSSIPIVKLAVATSRPDHVIGIHFFNPAPVQKLVELIPALTTSEGTISRAHVWAEKVLGKHAIRAQDRSGFVVNALLVPYLLSSIRMFEQGIASREDIDSGMELGCAHPMGPLKLADLIGLDTIVSISEGMYAEYAEPLYAAPPLLRRMVEAGRLGRKSGSGFYAYQ
- a CDS encoding DMT family transporter, with product MRRDNSAITDSTIAVDAETAPRSRSGLFLAALGVLCFSLTFPSTAWGLESFGPWSLVCLRCLLATAVAAGFLRAVRARVPVRAHWAGIAVVAGGGVLGFPLLTTLALQTSTTAHSAVVVGLLPLTTALVAAARSGVWPPRAFWPAAGAGAAIVLAFTLGQGGGGFTRGDVLLFAALLVCAASYAEGGRLAAVMPGWQVSAWALVACLPLTGVGAVVALCLEHPVRWSGHGIAGLVWVSVGSTFVGLFVWYRGMAETGVARASQLQLAQPLLTLVWSVTLLGESLPAAAPLAAVGVVLCIAGTQWATRTSRTARPAPYEKSRYEEPPYEKSPDTAP
- a CDS encoding PLP-dependent aminotransferase family protein, with translation MQERSSVGALADLLRAEFDRYPPGGKLPSSRELVARHRVGPVTVSRALARLAAEGLLVTRPGAGAYRAGRAAPAAEGDTSWQHLALSAESAEGLPRAVDASGVLATLAEPPAGVVEFNGGYLHPDLRPERALAAALARAGRRPGAWGRPPAEGLPELRAWFARDLAADGGGGPGPGGALVSPGGQSALSGVLRALAPPGAPVLVESPTYPGLLAVLRAAGQRPVPVPVDADGLRTDLLPEAFRASGARILVCQPLHQNPTGTVLAPARRPGLLAAARAAGAFVVEDDFARRLGHADAGPPPPPLAAEDPDGIVVHIRSLTKVTAPSLRVAAVLARGPVLERLRAVQVVDHFFVPRPLQEAALELVGSPSWPRHLRAVAGELGARRAALAAALARRLPEAAPARVPTGGYHLWLPLPEGTDESALAAEALRRGVAVAPGRPYHPAEPDRPHLRISYGGVADRDELEEGVRRLAEAFAAVRG